The genomic stretch GAAGGTCACCGTGTTGTTCGACTCGTCGAGCATGCGCGCGCGGCTCTTGCCGAATGAAAACGCGCCGCCGCGGCCTCCGCCCTGCATCTGGCGCATGAAGAAGATCCACACGCCGATCAGCAGCAGCATCGGGAACCAGGACACGAAGATGTTCATCAGCAGCGAGGGCTCTTCCTCGGGCTTGGCTTCCACCGTCACCCCGGCTTTCAGGAGGTCGGAAACCAGCCAGGGATCGGAGGGCGAATACACTGTGTACTTGCGCCCGTCGGTCTTCTGCACGCGCAGCACGCGCCCCTCGATGGTCACTCTGGAGACCACTCCCTGCTTTACCTCGTCGATGAACTGGGAGTAGTCCATCGTCGACTGCTGCTGCTGGCGGGCGCTGAACTGATTGAACACCGTCATCAGCACCAGCGCGATGACGAGCCAGATGGCGACATTCTTGATCAGGTTGTTCAAAGCTGCTCCTTGCGACGCGGGCGTGCTCCGCCGCGTGAATCGAAGTTCATTCTAAACCGAAACGAGGGCCCGGCCCACCGCTCGAGCGCCGCGCGCGCAGGCCACGCGCGAGCAAATAGAACTCGCTGGACCGGTCGCGGGAGGCCTTCGGCTTGCGCGCACTGACCGAGTCGAACGCCTGGCGCATGCGGTCGCGCAGCTCGTCCATCCCGGCGCCCTGAAAGGCTTTGACTAGCAACGACCCACCCGGTTTCAAGTGCGCCAGCGCGAAATCGAGTGCCAGTTCGACCAGATCGGCGGACCGGGCCTGGTCGCTCGCCGATACGCCGCTGATATTGGGGGCCATGTCGGAGAGCACAAGGTCCACGTCGCGCCCGCCCAGGGCCTGTTCGAGCGCTCGCAGCGTCGCTTCCTCGCGAAAATCGCCGCGCACGACCGCCACTCCGGGGATCGGCTGCACCGGCAGAACATCCAGCGCGACGAGGCGCCCCTGGGGCCGGAGCATGGGCGCGACGACTTGCGCCCACCCACCGGGGGCGGCGCCCAGATCCACCACCAGCATCCCCGGCTTCACCAGGCGGTCGCGCTGGAGAATCTCCAGCAGCTTGAAAGCAGCGCGCGACCGGTAGCCTTCCTTGCGCGCCCGCTTCACGAAGGGATCGGAGACGTGCTCCTGCATCCACGCGTGACTGCGCCTGCTCCTGGCCATAGAATCCTGGGCTCCTACCTGCGCCGGAGTTCCCCGATTTGATCGTCCTCTCACCCGCCGAGCGCAGCGCGCTCAAGGCGCGCGCCCACCGGCTCGGCCCGGTCGTCCTGCTGGGCGACAAGGGGCTGAGCGAAGCCGCCCTGATCGAAATCGACCGCAGCCTGCGTGCCCATGAGCTGATCAAGATTCGCGTCGCCGAGGCCGGGCGCCGCCAACGCGACGCCCTGCTCGAGGAGATCTGCCGCCGGCTGGAAGCCGCGCCGGTTCAGCACATCGGCAGGATGCTCGTGGTGTACCGCCCCCGCGCCGAGGAACCCCCATCGGCCAGCCCTCGCCGCCGCGCACGACCACCCGCACGGCTGCCCAAGCGCAGCTTTCAGAACCGCTAAACCCAGAATCCGCATGCACCATCCGAGGTGCCGGGACACCAGAAAAGCCACGCATCGATACCCGGTTTCGTACCGCTGCGTGTCTTGGCACTTGATGGCGTCGGTAGAAGCTGATTTCCTCGGTCGCCAAATGGTTGGTCCGCCCTTGACATTCAGACGTACCTGACGTCCAGGATCTCGTACTCCTTCACCCCGCCGGGGGCCTGGACTTCGGCGACGTCTCCCGAGTATTTGCCGATCAGCGCGCGCGCGATCGGCGAGCTGATCGAGATCTTGCCGTTCTTGATGTCGGCTTCGTCCTCGCCGACGATCTGATAGGTCACCGACTCGCCGCTTTCCAGGTCGGCGAGATCCACGGTCGCGCCGAAGACGCAGCGCCCGTCCGCGTCCAGGTGGCGCGGATCGATGATCTGGGCGTT from Burkholderiales bacterium encodes the following:
- a CDS encoding RlmE family RNA methyltransferase; this encodes MARSRRSHAWMQEHVSDPFVKRARKEGYRSRAAFKLLEILQRDRLVKPGMLVVDLGAAPGGWAQVVAPMLRPQGRLVALDVLPVQPIPGVAVVRGDFREEATLRALEQALGGRDVDLVLSDMAPNISGVSASDQARSADLVELALDFALAHLKPGGSLLVKAFQGAGMDELRDRMRQAFDSVSARKPKASRDRSSEFYLLARGLRARRSSGGPGPRFGLE
- a CDS encoding YhbY family RNA-binding protein, encoding MIVLSPAERSALKARAHRLGPVVLLGDKGLSEAALIEIDRSLRAHELIKIRVAEAGRRQRDALLEEICRRLEAAPVQHIGRMLVVYRPRAEEPPSASPRRRARPPARLPKRSFQNR
- the greA gene encoding transcription elongation factor GreA; this translates as MRKIPLTAKGAELLRRELHHLKTVERPRIIGAIQDARTHGDLSENAEYEAAKERQSFIEGRILELEAKLANAQIIDPRHLDADGRCVFGATVDLADLESGESVTYQIVGEDEADIKNGKISISSPIARALIGKYSGDVAEVQAPGGVKEYEILDVRYV